A region from the Cellvibrio sp. PSBB006 genome encodes:
- a CDS encoding family 43 glycosylhydrolase, whose product MKIPAALFAFCLSIVCCLIVGCGNTPPRQATAAAPQPLIPQRADPWVYRHDNGQYFFIATSPSFDQIEMRQANSLQGLADAEPQVVWRIHATGEMGANIWAPELHRIDGIWYIYFAAGEAEQPWLIRMYVLANTSANPPDGEWQELGRIKTQRDSFSLDATHFAHRNKRYLIWAQKDPEEKFNSALYIAEMKSPTELHEHEVMLTRPELPWEIIGYKVNEGAAVLIRNDKIFVTYSASATDHNYAMGLLWADVGADLLDPASWHKSAQPVFFTQEALQRFGPGHNSFTLADDGKTDVMIYHARDYRDLKGTPLTDPNRHTYVRRLLWDKDGMPNFGQDLSDAETWQPLVE is encoded by the coding sequence ATGAAAATCCCTGCGGCGCTGTTCGCCTTCTGTCTATCGATAGTCTGCTGCCTGATTGTCGGCTGCGGCAACACACCGCCGCGCCAAGCTACGGCGGCCGCCCCCCAGCCCTTGATCCCGCAACGCGCTGACCCTTGGGTGTACCGTCACGATAACGGCCAATACTTTTTTATCGCTACCTCCCCGTCCTTTGACCAAATAGAAATGCGGCAGGCAAATTCATTGCAAGGTCTGGCTGATGCTGAGCCGCAGGTTGTCTGGCGCATACATGCCACGGGCGAGATGGGTGCAAATATCTGGGCGCCGGAGCTACACCGTATTGATGGTATCTGGTATATCTATTTTGCCGCCGGTGAGGCCGAGCAACCCTGGCTTATTCGCATGTATGTTTTGGCGAACACCTCGGCTAACCCCCCGGACGGCGAGTGGCAGGAGTTGGGACGTATTAAAACCCAGCGCGATTCTTTTTCTCTTGACGCTACTCATTTTGCGCATCGCAATAAGCGTTATTTGATTTGGGCGCAGAAAGATCCTGAAGAAAAATTTAATTCGGCCCTTTATATTGCCGAGATGAAAAGCCCCACAGAATTGCATGAACATGAAGTGATGTTGACGCGACCGGAGTTGCCTTGGGAAATTATCGGTTACAAAGTGAATGAGGGTGCAGCAGTATTAATTCGTAACGATAAAATTTTTGTTACCTATTCTGCCAGCGCCACCGATCACAATTACGCCATGGGTTTATTGTGGGCGGATGTGGGTGCCGATCTGCTCGATCCGGCTTCCTGGCATAAATCCGCACAGCCGGTATTTTTTACTCAGGAAGCGTTGCAACGTTTCGGGCCAGGGCACAACAGTTTTACTCTGGCGGACGATGGTAAGACCGATGTCATGATTTACCATGCGCGGGATTATCGTGACCTTAAAGGCACGCCGCTAACCGATCCGAATCGCCACACCTATGTGCGTCGGTTGTTGTGGGACAAGGATGGTATGCCGAATTTTGGACAGGATTTAAGTGACGCGGAAACCTGGCAGCCGCTTGTCGAATAA